A region from the Lolium perenne isolate Kyuss_39 chromosome 4, Kyuss_2.0, whole genome shotgun sequence genome encodes:
- the LOC127291850 gene encoding uncharacterized protein: protein MDAAMKDAQAQPGGEWDRGSGGADALLGLAGAGASLSVCYHEAFGPHDDLILLEAADDLLPDLLHGRVTVRGRPEEEAVLCTPSATYAMKFVGTSNSMFLIPPGEAVAPSLRPGHANEDATTTSDAAASIIKVAPGSIELVRTAPRLDKLRNLLRERPYVLDEDLGDGSEHKKGLYTWEDLCVLVQASDSELMDGLNSISAVEIDGFWRTVDVGSVNTVLDMILHNSVLHDWLLNAVPENAVLSVMESDGFTRKIVTHCLNRFGTKVEQEAATCWSLDEKLVCLQFARRALSAGKMKLNSFMDKWERSIPSGMRADLQMLEGEVLYEKRGTETWVHAFRVADLPLTPAERFAALFLERPRWEWKDLQPYIRDLCVPGASSEGLLIKYARRTQPSADDEPIFTAR from the exons ATGGACGCGGCGATGAAGGACGCGCAGGCGCAACCAGGCGGGGAATGGGACCGCGGCAGCGGCGGAGCCGACGCGTTGCTGGgcctcgccggcgccggcgcctcgcTGTCCGTGTGCTACCACGAGGCGTTCGGCCCTCACGACGACCTCATCCTCCTCGAGGCCGCCGACGACCTCCTACCCGACCTTCTACACGGCCG GGTGACTGTGCGGGGACGACCCGAAGAAGAAGCTGTTCTCTGCACGCCTTCAGCGACTTACGCCATGAAGTTTGTGGGTACATCCAATTCCATGTTCCTAATACCACCAGGCGAAGCGGTCGCGCCAAGCTTAAGACCGGGACATGCCAATGAGGATGCTACTACCACATCGGATGCAGCCGCTTCTATCATCAAGGTAGCACCAGGGAGCATCGAGTTAGTCCGAACGGCTCCACGGCTTGACAAGCTGAGGAACCTTCTCAGGGAGAGGCCCTATGTTCTTGATGAGGATCTTGGAGATGGCTCTGAGCATAAGAAGGGTCTGTACACGTGGGAAGACCTCTGTGTCCTCGTTCAGGCCAGCGACAGCGAGCTGATGGACGGGCTGAATTCCATTTCGGCCGTCGAGATCGATGGGTTCTGGAGGACTGTTGATGTCGGTTCCGTGAACACGGTTCTGGACATGATTCTGCACAACTCCGTGCTGCATGATTGGCTGTTAAATGCCGTGCCAGAAAATGCTGTGCTATCTGTCATGGAATCTGATGGTTTTACTCGTAAGATTGTAACCCACTGCCTCAACAGATTTGGCACAAAGGTTGAGCAGGAAGCGGCAACTTGTTGGAGCCTTGACGAGAAACTGGTGTGCTTGCAATTTGCACGGAGAGCGCTCAGCGCAGGAAAGATGAAGCTCAACAGCTTCATGGATAAATGGGAGCGAAGCATCCCTTCAGGAATGCGTGCAGATCTTCAGATGCTCGAAGGGGAAGTCCTGTATGAGAAGCGTGGGACTGAGACCTGGGTACATGCTTTCAGGGTTGCTGATCTGCCGTTGACACCAGCTGAGAGGTTTGCAGCTCTATTCCTTGAACGGCCAAGGTGGGAATGGAAAGACCTGCAGCCCtacatcag GGACTTGTGCGTACCTGGCGCGTCTTCGGAAGGATTGCTTATCAAGTATGCGAGAAGAACGCAGCCAAGCGCTGATGACGAGCCTATTTTCACTGCCAGATGA